A window of the Cannabis sativa cultivar Pink pepper isolate KNU-18-1 chromosome X, ASM2916894v1, whole genome shotgun sequence genome harbors these coding sequences:
- the LOC115713762 gene encoding probable serine/threonine-protein kinase PBL21 has translation MSCFSCFTRHRNDSSRVEIDNFTRSSGRKDTGSPNKCAARSFTFKELAAATRNFREVNLIGEGGFGRVFKGRLETNQVVAIKQLNHDGLQGFQEFIVEVLMLSLLHHSNLVTLIGYCTDGDQRLLVYEYMPMGSLEDHLFDLDAEKKPLSWETRIKIAVGAARGIEYLHCKANPPVIYRDLKSANILLDNDFNPKLSDFGLAKLGPVGDNTHVSTRVMGTYGYCAPEYAMSGKLTLKSDIYSFGVVLLELITGRKAIDITKRHGEQNLVSWSRPFFKDRTKFALLVDPLLQGRFRVRCLHHAIAITAMCLQEQPTYRPHISDIVVALEYLASQNDTSERQREEVHNSASASSPSNQSRKGFSRRADYVTSSASV, from the exons atgagTTGCTTTTCTTGCTTTACTCGCCACCGAAACGATTCTAGCAGGGTTGAGATTGATAATTTTACTCGATCTTCAG GTCGAAAGGATACCGGTAGCCCGAATAAATGTGCGGCGCGTAGCTTCACGTTCAAGGAACTTGCTGCGGCCACTAGGAATTTTAGAGAGGTGAATTTGATCGGTGAAGGAGGATTTGGTAGAGTTTTCAAAGGCCGATTGGAAACAAACCag GTCGTTGCCATTAAGCAACTTAATCATGACGGCCTCCAGGGGTTTCAGGAATTTATTGTTGAGGTTCTAATGTTAAGCCTGCTACACCATTCTAATCTCGTTACCTTAATTGGCTACTGCACTGATGGAGATCAAAGGCTATTGGTGTACGAGTACATGCCGATGGGTAGTTTGGAAGACCATCTTTTTG ATCTCGACGCTGAAAAGAAGCCACTGAGTTGGGAAACTCGAATTAAAATTGCTGTTGGTGCAGCACGTGGTATTGAATATCTCCATTGCAAAGCGAACCCACCGGTTATCTATCGTGACTTGAAATCAGCAAATATCTTGCTAGACAATGACTTTAACCCAAAGCTCTCTGACTTTGGTCTTGCCAAACTCGGCCCTGTTGGTGACAATACTCATGTTTCCACCAGAGTGATGGGCACTTATGGATACTGTGCACCAGAGTATGCCATGAGCGGCAAATTGACTCTGAAATCTGATATTTATAGCTTTGGTGTAGTCTTGTTGGAGCTCATTACTGGACGAAAGGCGATAGACATCACAAAGAGACATGGAGAACAAAACCTTGTTTCTTGG TCTCGCCCTTTTTTTAAAGACCGGACAAAGTTTGCTCTACTTGTCGATCCATTGCTGCAAGGGCGATTCCGTGTTCGTTGTTTGCATCATGCAATTGCTATTACAGCAATGTGTCTCCAAGAGCAGCCAACTTATCGTCCTCACATTAGTGACATTGTTGTAGCTCTCGAGTACTTGGCTTCGCAAAATGACACATCAGAGCGACAAAGGGAGGAGGTGCATAATTCTGCTTCAGCATCATCACCTTCAAACCAGAGCAGAAAAGGCTTTTCGCGGAGAGCAGATTACGTAACCAGTTCAGCCTCAGTTTAG